A stretch of the Vitis riparia cultivar Riparia Gloire de Montpellier isolate 1030 chromosome 13, EGFV_Vit.rip_1.0, whole genome shotgun sequence genome encodes the following:
- the LOC117928603 gene encoding protein SUPPRESSOR OF K(+) TRANSPORT GROWTH DEFECT 1-like isoform X1, giving the protein MYSNFKEQAIEYVKQAVQEDNAGNYSKAFPLYMNALEYFKTHLKYEKNPKIKEAITQKFTEYLRRAEEIRAVLDDGGTGPASNGGNASVAAKPKTKPKNGDGGDGDDAEQAKLRAGLNSAIITEKPNVQWSDVAGLESAKQALQEAVILPVKFPQFFTGKRRPWRAFLLYGPPGTGKSYLAKAVATEADSTFFSVSSSDLVSKWMGESEKLVSNLFQMARESAPSIIFIDEIDSLCGQRGEGNESEASRRIKTELLVQMQGVGHNDQKVLVLAATNTPYSLDQAIRRRFDKRIYIPLPDLKARQHMFKVHLGDTPHNLTEHDFEHLAYRTDGFSGSDISVCVNDVLFEPVRKTKDASYFVKTSNGIWVPCGPTQRRAVQVTLQELEAQGLASKILPPPISRTDFEKVLARQRPTVSKADLEVHNRFTKEFGEEG; this is encoded by the exons ATGTATAGCAATTTTAAGGAGCAAGCTATAGAGTATGTTAAGCAGGCAGTTCAGGAAGATAATGCTGGCAATTATAGTAAGGCGTTTCCGCTTTATATGAATGCCTTAGAGTACTTCAAGACGCATTTGAAATACGAGAAGAATCCTAAGATTAAGGAAGCTATTACTCAGAAATTCACTGAATATTTGAGGCGGGCAGAGGAGATCAGGGCTGTTCTTGATGATGGGGGGACTGGTCCAGCCTCAAACGGGGGGAATGCATCAGTGGCTGCAAAGCCGAAAACGAAGCCCAAGAATGGAGATGGGGGAGATGGGGATGATGCGGAGCAAGCCAAGCTTAGGGCTGGGCTTAATTCTGCTATAATCACTGAGAAGCCAAATGTGCAGTGGAGTGATGTGGCTGGGCTTGAGAGCGCCAAGCAGGCACTGCAAGAGGCTGTCATATTGCCTGTTAAGTTCCCACAGTTCTTTACTG GGAAGAGACGGCCCTGGAGGGCTTTTCTATTATATGGTCCACCTGGAACAGGAAAGTCATACTTAGCCAAGGCTGTTGCAACAGAAGCAGACTCAACATTCTTCAG TGTGTCTTCATCTGATCTAGTTTCAAAATGGATGGGTGAAAGTGAAAAGCTAGTCTCAAATCTGTTTCAAATGGCTCGTGAAAGTGCTCCTTCCATCATTTTCATTGATGAAATTGATTCCTTATGTGGCCAACGAGGTGAAGGCAATGAGAGCGAAGCCTCCCGACGTATTAAAACAGAGCTTCTTGTTCAGATGCAG GGTGTAGGGCACAATGATCAGAAAGTTCTTGTTCTTGCTGCCACAAACACTCCGTATTCCCTGGATCAG GCCATCCGACGGCGATTTGACAAGCGAATCTACATTCCTCTTCCAGATTTGAAAGCAAGGCAGCACATGTTTAAG GTTCATTTGGGAGACACTCCTCATAACTTGACTGAACATGATTTTGAACACCTGGCTTATAGAACAGATGGATTCTCTGGTTCAGATATTTCTGTTTGT GTCAATGATGTACTATTTGAACCTGTTCGGAAAACTAAGGATGCTTCTTACTTTGTAAAAACTTCCAATGGCATCTGGGTCCCTTGTGGCCCTACTCAACGCAGAGCTGTTCAGGTTACTTTGCAGGAACTTGAAGCACAAGGCCTTGCTTCAAAG ATCCTCCCTCCGCCCATCTCAAGGACTGATTTTGAAAAAGTACTAGCTAGACAGAGACCAACAGTGAGCAAAGCAGATCTGGAGGTGCACAATAGATTCACAAAGGAGTTCGGGGAGGAGGGATGA
- the LOC117928603 gene encoding protein SUPPRESSOR OF K(+) TRANSPORT GROWTH DEFECT 1-like isoform X3 has translation MYSNFKEQAIEYVKQAVQEDNAGNYSKAFPLYMNALEYFKTHLKYEKNPKIKEAITQKFTEYLRRAEEIRAVLDDGGTGPASNGGNASVAAKPKTKPKNGDGGDGDDAEQAKLRAGLNSAIITEKPNVQWSDVAGLESAKQALQEAVILPVKFPQFFTV, from the exons ATGTATAGCAATTTTAAGGAGCAAGCTATAGAGTATGTTAAGCAGGCAGTTCAGGAAGATAATGCTGGCAATTATAGTAAGGCGTTTCCGCTTTATATGAATGCCTTAGAGTACTTCAAGACGCATTTGAAATACGAGAAGAATCCTAAGATTAAGGAAGCTATTACTCAGAAATTCACTGAATATTTGAGGCGGGCAGAGGAGATCAGGGCTGTTCTTGATGATGGGGGGACTGGTCCAGCCTCAAACGGGGGGAATGCATCAGTGGCTGCAAAGCCGAAAACGAAGCCCAAGAATGGAGATGGGGGAGATGGGGATGATGCGGAGCAAGCCAAGCTTAGGGCTGGGCTTAATTCTGCTATAATCACTGAGAAGCCAAATGTGCAGTGGAGTGATGTGGCTGGGCTTGAGAGCGCCAAGCAGGCACTGCAAGAGGCTGTCATATTGCCTGTTAAGTTCCCACAGTTCTTTACTG TTTAG
- the LOC117928603 gene encoding protein SUPPRESSOR OF K(+) TRANSPORT GROWTH DEFECT 1-like isoform X2 has product MYSNFKEQAIEYVKQAVQEDNAGNYSKAFPLYMNALEYFKTHLKYEKNPKIKEAITQKFTEYLRRAEEIRAVLDDGGTGPASNGGNASVAAKPKTKPKNGDGGDGDDAEQAKLRAGLNSAIITEKPNVQWSDVAGLESAKQALQEAVILPVKFPQFFTGKRRPWRAFLLYGPPGTGKSYLAKAVATEADSTFFSVSSSDLVSKWMGESEKLVSNLFQMARESAPSIIFIDEIDSLCGQRGEGNESEASRRIKTELLVQMQDVQTAKDVLQQF; this is encoded by the exons ATGTATAGCAATTTTAAGGAGCAAGCTATAGAGTATGTTAAGCAGGCAGTTCAGGAAGATAATGCTGGCAATTATAGTAAGGCGTTTCCGCTTTATATGAATGCCTTAGAGTACTTCAAGACGCATTTGAAATACGAGAAGAATCCTAAGATTAAGGAAGCTATTACTCAGAAATTCACTGAATATTTGAGGCGGGCAGAGGAGATCAGGGCTGTTCTTGATGATGGGGGGACTGGTCCAGCCTCAAACGGGGGGAATGCATCAGTGGCTGCAAAGCCGAAAACGAAGCCCAAGAATGGAGATGGGGGAGATGGGGATGATGCGGAGCAAGCCAAGCTTAGGGCTGGGCTTAATTCTGCTATAATCACTGAGAAGCCAAATGTGCAGTGGAGTGATGTGGCTGGGCTTGAGAGCGCCAAGCAGGCACTGCAAGAGGCTGTCATATTGCCTGTTAAGTTCCCACAGTTCTTTACTG GGAAGAGACGGCCCTGGAGGGCTTTTCTATTATATGGTCCACCTGGAACAGGAAAGTCATACTTAGCCAAGGCTGTTGCAACAGAAGCAGACTCAACATTCTTCAG TGTGTCTTCATCTGATCTAGTTTCAAAATGGATGGGTGAAAGTGAAAAGCTAGTCTCAAATCTGTTTCAAATGGCTCGTGAAAGTGCTCCTTCCATCATTTTCATTGATGAAATTGATTCCTTATGTGGCCAACGAGGTGAAGGCAATGAGAGCGAAGCCTCCCGACGTATTAAAACAGAGCTTCTTGTTCAGATGCAG GATGTGCAAACTGCAAAGGATGTACTACAGCAGTTTTGA
- the LOC117928604 gene encoding organelle RRM domain-containing protein 1, chloroplastic-like produces METLCPSATTFNITRKFSHKIQSQASSLFHTTLAFPSPFKNNYNNNLLNLSYSSSCSISCVSSSSSTATSAVAASTTSTSLAFSASAGERQRHWMVQMEAPPQVLRSKAEIIDYYVRTLQTVLGSEKDAQMCIYDASWDAPFGFCCDIDAETSRELSGLQGVLSVKPDPDFNSVKKDYTFSNIQLGSVSNSDIGSPQLFPAGNSKHWLVQMDRPTVGVVTKAQMVDFYAQILTKVLGNEKDAQMCIYHISWQSDFGFCCELDEECARELAGVPGVLSVRPDENFESNNKDYGGGSLQNSTDSLDSMEANQPTNIKTKKLFVTGLSFYTSEKTLRGAFEGFGELVEVKIIMDKISKRSKGYAFIEYTTEEAASAALKEMNGKIINGWMIVVDVAKPTPQKYSRSRPRPAV; encoded by the exons ATGGAAACTCTCTGTCCCTCAGCCACCACCTTCAACATTACCAGAAAATTCTCCCACAAAATTCAGTCTCAAGCTTCCTCTCTCTTCCACACAACCCTTGCATTTCCCAGTCCATTCAAAAACAACTACAACAACAATCTCTTGAATCtatcttattcttcttcttgttccatttcttgtgtttcttcatcttcatcaacaGCAACAAGCGCAGTAGCAGCATCTACAACTTCCACTTCCCTTGCTTTCTCTGCTTCTGCTGGTGAGCGGCAGCGCCACTGGATGGTGCAAATGGAGGCTCCTCCACAAGTGCTTCGTTCCAAAGCTGAGATTATTGATTACTATGTCAGAACCCTTCAAACGGTTCTGGGCAG CGAGAAGGATGCTCAGATGTGTATATATGATGCTTCTTGGGATGCCCCTTTTGGTTTCTGTTGCGATATCGATGCAGAAACTTCTCGCGAGCTTTCTG GTTTACAGGGGGTTTTATCTGTTAAACCCGACCCCGATTTTAACTCTGTGAAAAAGGACTATACCTTTTCGAATATTCAACTGGGTAGTGTGTCAAACTCAGACATTGGAAGTCCTCAATTATTTCCTGCGGGGAATTCCAAGCACTGGCTTGTTCAAATGGACAGACCAACAGTTGGAGTTGTTACCAAGGCGCAGATGGTTGATTTTTATGCTCAAATACTAACCAAGGTTTTGGGAAA TGAGAAGGATGCCCAAATGTGTATATATCACATTTCCTGGCAATCTGATTTTGGGTTTTGTTGTGAACTTGATGAGGAGTGTGCAAGAGAACTGGCAG GTGTGCCTGGTGTTTTATCAGTTCGCCCAGATGAGAACTTTGAGTCCAATAATAAGGATTATGGAG GTGGTAGTTTACAGAATTCTACAGATTCACTGGATTCTATGGAAGCAAATCAACCgacaaatataaaaactaagaaaCTTTTTGTAACTG GGCTATCTTTCTATACATCTGAGAAAACCTTACGCGGAGCATTTGAAGGATTTGGCGAACTTGTTGAAG TTAAGATTATAATGGATAAAATTTCTAAAAGGTCCAAAGGTTACGCATTTATAGAGTATACGACTGAAGAGGCTGCTAGTGCAGCTCTCAAAGAAATGAATGGCAAG ATTATTAATGGGTGGATGATAGTTGTTGATGTTGCCAAGCCAACCCCACAAAAGTATAGCAGGAGCCGTCCAAGACCAGCAGTCTGA